GGGGTTCCCCTCCTCGTTTCGGACCACCGAAACCGAAGACCAGACCCAGATGCGCACCCCGTCTTTGCGGACCCTTGTCACTTCGCCCGACCATTTTCCCATCCGCCGCGCTATGGTCAATGGATTGCTTTTTCCATTTACGGTTGGTTTGGTCTTAAGGAGTCTGTTGAAGTTCTTCCCAACCGCCTCTTCCGCCTTCCAGCCAAAGGTATGCTCAGCCGCCGCATTCCAGCCAATGATGGTAAAACGGTTGTTCAAGGCGATCATCGCATCGGGGATGTGGTGTGCCATATTAACAATAAAAGTTGAATGGTCTCCGTGAGATGCCAAATCCTTTTTAAAGCTTCTCGCCGGTTTTACGCTGGTCTTGATCTTCGATCTCGCGTTCATTGATGCCTCGCAACATTTCGGTAAATTTCCCCCCGGGGATAAAAGGAAAGCATCATAAATATAACCCCCCCGCGCTTTCACTGTCATTACAATTCCCTAACATCCAAGCCGATGTGAGCGCTTTCTTTCACAATAGGCATTCGCAATGCTTGTGATCCGGTTCCTGCCCGCATTTAGCGTCACAACGAATTCCCCGAATTCAATCAGATCCCCGATCAGTTAAACAGAACGGAATCTTTTTCATCAGGCGGTGTCAATGCATACTGTATTGCCTCGTCCAATTTCATGGCTCTCCCCGTATCCCATGCTTCTGCGAATTTCTTTCCCAGTCGTTCGCGCGCCGTTGGGATCAAAGTGGTGTAAAACCGTTCCCGCAAGGGGGTGGGCAGGAAACCCAGGCTCTGATGCAACTTCTCCGCGGCGCCCCACAACATTGCCGCGCGGTCGAATTGTCCCTGACTTGCAGCAAGTTGCGCGATGGCTTTCAACAAATAGGTGATACCCACCCGGTCCATGACCCCCCGCCTGAGATTCAAGCTCTCCAGATAGAATTCGCGGGCTTGACGAAAGCGCCCTTCCAGGCGTTCCAAATTGCCCAATCCTTCCAGCCCAATGGCGGTGTGCCAGTTGTCGTTCAAGGCGCGAGAAATTTCCAATCCCTGCATCAAGTAAGGCCTGGCTGATTCCGGATCCCCGTTCGCCACATAAGTCTCAGCCAGGAAAAAGCAAAGCCTGCAAACCCATAGTTCCTCTTGCAACTCTTGAAACAGTTGCAGGCTTTCGAGCTGCAATGGAACCGCTTCGGAATAACGATGGTGATCGAGATCGATTGCCGCCAGTTCCATCAACGCCCAGGCAATCCGCTTCTTGTCGCCGTGTTTTTTGGCTAGCGTCAACGACTCCTGGATGAACGTCATCTGTCCCGTATAATCGCCGTCTGCGCGCGCAAAATCTCCCCTGATTAACAATGCCCTTGCCCGCGCCAGGGTCGGGAAAGGGTGCGCCGCCAGAAGCTGTTTCATCCATTCACGGCCCTCGGTAAGATACCCGCGGTACAACCACAGCGGCCACACGTATGCCATCAATTCCAATCCCTGCCGCGTGCGCTCTTCGGAGGGAAAGTCGGCGTTTCCTTCATCGAGCGCCCATGTGAGCGCCGCGCGCAGATTGTCAATTTCCGCCTCCGCCCAGTCCAGCGAACTCTCGACCGCAAATAACCTCGGCTCCGCCAGTTCTGCCGATTTCAGGAAATAAGCAAAGTGGGAGGCGCGTAATTTCTCCGTCTCGCCTGTGGCATCGAGTCTTTCGCGCGCAAAATCATGGATCGTTTGGAGCATTTTGTAACGCGTTTCCACTTTTGACTGCCATTCCACGGTCACGAGGGATTTGTTCACCAATTGGGCTAGTAGATCGAGCAGGCTACCCTTGGCCAATCCAGATGCATCGCCGACCACTGATTCCGCCGCAGCCAGTGTCCATCCGCCTGAAAATACAGAAAGCCTTTCAAATAATGTCCGCTCAGGTTCCGAGAGTAACCCATAACTCCATTCGATGGTCGCTCGCAAGGTTTGATGGCGCGCCACGGTGACGCTTCCCCCGCTCAATATTTGAAAACTGTCTTCCAGGCGCGCCGCGATCTGTTGAATCGATAACGCCGTCATCCGTGCCGCGGCAAGTTCGATTGCAAGCGGGATTCCGTCAAGTCGGCGGCATATCTGCGCGACGGAAGGAGCGTTATCCTTGGTGAATTCAAAAGGCGGAAAAGCCGCCTGGGCGCGTTCGACGAATAAACGCACCGACTCAATACTTGAGAAGTTGTCTGGCAGCAAAGTTTCATCCTGCGGCAGCGAAAGGGAAGGAACGCGGAAGCGTATTTCGCCGGGGATGTTGAGGATCTCGCGGCTCGTCGCGAGAATTTGCGCGTGCGGGCAGGCGCGCAGGATGTCCTCCGCGAGCTGCGCCGCGGCCGAAACGACTTGTTCGCAGTTATCGAGAATCAACAAAACATGTTTTGTCCGCAGGTATTTAATGATCGCGCCGGGCAGCGCGCTGTCCTGCGACTCAGGGATGTGAAGAGTCGTGGCTGCAACTTGCAGTACAAGAACGGGATCGAGAATGGGAGCCAACTCGATCAACCAAATTCCATCTTCATAGGCTTGCGTCAGACGCCCTGCCGTCTCGAGCGCCAGCCGCGTCTTACCGCAGCCTCCGCTGCCTGTCAGAGTGACCAGCCTGGCTTTTCCGTGGGCAGGGTCAAGAAGTTTTTTGATCTCTGTAATCTCACGCTCGCGTCCGATGAAACTGGTGAGATGAAGCGGAAGGTTGGTTTTCACACCCTCTTCCGTTTGCAGCGATTCAATGACCTCCTTTCGAGCGGAGCCTGAAAAAGTGAGGATGCCCCCCCGTGGCGCTTCCTCGCCGCGCGCTTGTGCCGCAAGCTCGAGGAGCC
This portion of the Anaerolineales bacterium genome encodes:
- a CDS encoding tetratricopeptide repeat protein, yielding MSGESAIPLDSFVTFGDLLKYLRRRARLTQREIAIAVNYSEAHISRLEQNQRPPDLAALTALFIPALYLEDEPEIVARLLELAAQARGEEAPRGGILTFSGSARKEVIESLQTEEGVKTNLPLHLTSFIGREREITEIKKLLDPAHGKARLVTLTGSGGCGKTRLALETAGRLTQAYEDGIWLIELAPILDPVLVLQVAATTLHIPESQDSALPGAIIKYLRTKHVLLILDNCEQVVSAAAQLAEDILRACPHAQILATSREILNIPGEIRFRVPSLSLPQDETLLPDNFSSIESVRLFVERAQAAFPPFEFTKDNAPSVAQICRRLDGIPLAIELAAARMTALSIQQIAARLEDSFQILSGGSVTVARHQTLRATIEWSYGLLSEPERTLFERLSVFSGGWTLAAAESVVGDASGLAKGSLLDLLAQLVNKSLVTVEWQSKVETRYKMLQTIHDFARERLDATGETEKLRASHFAYFLKSAELAEPRLFAVESSLDWAEAEIDNLRAALTWALDEGNADFPSEERTRQGLELMAYVWPLWLYRGYLTEGREWMKQLLAAHPFPTLARARALLIRGDFARADGDYTGQMTFIQESLTLAKKHGDKKRIAWALMELAAIDLDHHRYSEAVPLQLESLQLFQELQEELWVCRLCFFLAETYVANGDPESARPYLMQGLEISRALNDNWHTAIGLEGLGNLERLEGRFRQAREFYLESLNLRRGVMDRVGITYLLKAIAQLAASQGQFDRAAMLWGAAEKLHQSLGFLPTPLRERFYTTLIPTARERLGKKFAEAWDTGRAMKLDEAIQYALTPPDEKDSVLFN